Genomic segment of Candidatus Effluviviaceae Genus V sp.:
GTAGCGTATCCGAACGTGCGTCCCAGGGGAACGGTCGCGTCGACCACCCTCGTCTCGCCCCTGAGCTGCGTGCCCTCGATCCGTCCGCCGCGCGCGTTCAGGTCGGCGATGACCTCGCCGACGTACTGGTCCGGTACGACGACCTCGAGCTCGACCACGGGCTCCAGCAGGACCGGCTTCGCCTTCCCGGCGGCCTCGCGAAACGCGATCGACCCGGCAGCGCGGAAGGCGATGTCGCTCGAATCGACCTCGTGGTACTCGCCGCCCGTGAGCACGATGCGCACGTTGATCATCGAGTAGCCGATGAGCACGCCGTTGTCGACGGCGCTCCTGACGCCGTCCTCGACGGCCCGGATGTACTCGCGGGGGATGACCCCGTCCTTCGTCTCGTCGACGAACTCGAAGCCGCCGCCCTCGCCGAGCGGCTCGACCCGGAGCTTCACGACGCCGAACTGTCCCTTACCGCCGCTCTGGCGGATGAACTCGCCGCGGGCCTCCGCCGTCTGCGTGATCGTCTCCCTGTAAGCGACCATCGGCTTCCCGACGTTCGCCCTGACTCCGAAGTCGCGCACCATCCGGGTCGTCAGCACGTCCAGATGGAGCTCTCCCATGCCGGAGATCAGCGTCTGCCCGGTATCCTCGTCGGTCTTGATCACGAAGGTCGGGTCCTCCTCGGACAGACGGTCGAGCGCCTGCAGCAGCTTCTCCTCGTCGGCCTTCGTCTTGGGCTCGATCGCGATCGACACGACCGGCTGCGGAAAGACCATCGACTCGAGGAGGATCGGCTTCTTCGGATCGCAGAGCGTGTCGCCGGTACCGCACTTTTTCGGTCCGACAGCGGCGACGATGTCCCCCGCGCTCGCCGAGTCGCGGTCCTCCTGCTTGTTGGCGTGCATGAGGAGGATGCGCTGGATGCGCTCCTTCTTCTCCGTCCTCGGGTTGAGGAGCTGCTGCCCCTTCGAGATCGTCCCCGAGTAGACACGGAGGTACGTCAAGCGTCCGACATAGGAATCGGACGCGATCTTGAACGCGAGCGTCGCCGCGGGCGCGTCCGGCTCGGCCGGGCGCGACTCCTCCTTGCCCGTGTCCGGATGGGTCCCCACGACCGGAGGAACGTCCTTCGGCGACGGAAGATAGCTGACGACGCCGTCCAGGAGACGCTGCACGCCGACGTTCTTCAGCGCCGAGCCGGCGTAGACCGGCACGAAGGCGGCGGCCAGCGTTCCGCGCCGCACCGCGCGCTCGATCTCGTCGACGTCGATCTCGTCGCCGTGCACGTACTTCTCCATCAGCTCCTCGTCGACCTCGCTGGCCCGCTCGACCAGCTCCTCGCGGTATCGCTCGACCTCGTCGGCCATCTCCTCGGGCACGTCCTCCTCCGTGAAGACGGCGCCCAGGCTCTGCTCGTCGAACCGGAGGGCCTTCCGGTGAATGATATCGATCACGCCGGAGAACTCATCCCCGCTGCCGATGGGCAGCTGGAGCACGACCGGCAGCGCCCCCAGACGGTCCCTCATCATGTCGAGCACGTTCTCGAAGTCCGCACCCACGCGGTCCATCTTGTTGACGAACGCGAGCCTCGGAATGCGGTACTTGTCGGCCTGCTTCCAGACCGTCTCGGACTGAGGTTCCACTCCGCCGACACAGCAGAAGACGGCCACCGCCCCGTCCAGCACCCGGAGCGAACGCTCGACCTCCATCGTGAAGTCGACGTGCCCGGGTGTGTCGATGATGTTGATCCGATGGTCCTGCCAGTACGTCGTCGTCGCCGCCGACGTGATAGTGATCCCCCGCTCCCGCTCCTGCTCCATCCAGTCCATCACGGCGGCGCCGTCGTGCACCTCTCCCATTCGCCGGACCTTGCCGGTGTAGAAGAGGACCCGCTCGGTCAACGTGGTCTTGCCGGCATCGATGTGTGCCATGATGCCTATGTTCCTGACCGATTCGAGTGGGTACGTGGCGTCCATCGCTCTCGTCTTCGTTCCCTTCCGTTCGACGCGTGCCGCTGAGCGGACAGGAATCGCCTCTTCACGAAGCGCCGTCCTGCTCCTGCCGCTGTGCTCAAGCCGCGTCAGCACGTCCGCTGCCCCCGTGAGCAGGTGCCCGAGAGACCGTTCTCTCCGGCTACCACCTGTAGTGGGCCATCGCCTTGTTGGCTTCGGCCATGCGGTGCGTGTCGTCGCGCTTCTTCACCGAGGCGCCCTCCTTCTTGAAGGCCGCCATCAGCTCGCCGGCGAGCTTGCCCGCCATCGAGTGCTCGGAGCGCTGCGATGAGAAGGTCAGGATCCATCGGATGGCCAGCGCGGTCCTGCGCTCGGGCCTCACCTCGATCGGCACCTGGTAGGTGCTGCCGCCCACTCTTCTCGAC
This window contains:
- the fusA gene encoding elongation factor G, giving the protein MDATYPLESVRNIGIMAHIDAGKTTLTERVLFYTGKVRRMGEVHDGAAVMDWMEQERERGITITSAATTTYWQDHRINIIDTPGHVDFTMEVERSLRVLDGAVAVFCCVGGVEPQSETVWKQADKYRIPRLAFVNKMDRVGADFENVLDMMRDRLGALPVVLQLPIGSGDEFSGVIDIIHRKALRFDEQSLGAVFTEEDVPEEMADEVERYREELVERASEVDEELMEKYVHGDEIDVDEIERAVRRGTLAAAFVPVYAGSALKNVGVQRLLDGVVSYLPSPKDVPPVVGTHPDTGKEESRPAEPDAPAATLAFKIASDSYVGRLTYLRVYSGTISKGQQLLNPRTEKKERIQRILLMHANKQEDRDSASAGDIVAAVGPKKCGTGDTLCDPKKPILLESMVFPQPVVSIAIEPKTKADEEKLLQALDRLSEEDPTFVIKTDEDTGQTLISGMGELHLDVLTTRMVRDFGVRANVGKPMVAYRETITQTAEARGEFIRQSGGKGQFGVVKLRVEPLGEGGGFEFVDETKDGVIPREYIRAVEDGVRSAVDNGVLIGYSMINVRIVLTGGEYHEVDSSDIAFRAAGSIAFREAAGKAKPVLLEPVVELEVVVPDQYVGEVIADLNARGGRIEGTQLRGETRVVDATVPLGRTFGYATALRSLTQGRGIYTTQFSHYAEVPREKFERIMKDWGWR
- the rpsG gene encoding 30S ribosomal protein S7; the encoded protein is MPRRREVPKRKRQPDARFGSPLATRFINSMMNGGKRSTAEQIFYGAMDIIADKTGEDPIQVFEKALGNVKPMLEVKSRRVGGSTYQVPIEVRPERRTALAIRWILTFSSQRSEHSMAGKLAGELMAAFKKEGASVKKRDDTHRMAEANKAMAHYRW